One window from the genome of Hoplias malabaricus isolate fHopMal1 chromosome 18, fHopMal1.hap1, whole genome shotgun sequence encodes:
- the LOC136674602 gene encoding collagenase 3-like, with protein sequence MKAYSQLCLLIGLVIAVHSGPISRPTENNDALVQSYLKKFYNLTEETGKGRTSHLSLKIAEMQKFFGLTVTGNVDQETLQVMLKPRCGVPDVAGYSTFGEGLKWQKNQLTYRIVNYTPDMSTSEVDDVIQRALQVWAKVTPLKFTRINSGEADIMISFGAGSHGDFYPFDGPDGTLAHAFAPSAGIGGDAHFDDDELFTFRSTNGYILFLVAAHEFGHSLGLSHSNDPGALMYPMYSYRDPDKFVLPQDDVKGIQSLYGSNTDVSPDEPGPTAPVTPNGCDPSLVLDAVSTLRGEKMFFKDSFFWRSTGSDKADQYLIKSFWPDAPNNIDAAYESTAQDKVFLFKDQKVWALFGYDLVKGYPKALSSVGLPSKVKKISAALYDESTGKTLFFTDNNYYSYDEKKKMMDKGYPKLVEQGFPGVSGKITAAIQERGLYYLFSGTRVFEYSPSSKKVTRILSNSYFLQC encoded by the exons ATGAAGGCTTACTCCCAGCTGTGCCTTCTTATTGGCCTGGTGATCGCTGTGCATTCAGGTCCCATCTCACGCCCAACTGAGAACAACGATGCTTTAGTACAG AGTTACCTGAAGAAGTTCTACAACTTGACGGAGGAGACGGGGAAAGGGAGGACTAGTCACCTGAGCCTGAAAATAGCTGAGATGCAGAAGTTTTTTGGACTCACCGTGACGGGAAACGTTGACCAGGAGACCCTGCAGGTGATGTTGAAGCCCCGTTGTGGTGTTCCAGACGTTGCAGGGTACTCCACCTTCGGTGAGGGTCTGAAATGGCAAAAGAACCAGCTGACATACAG GATTGTGAACTACACCCCTGACATGTCCACATCCGAAGTGGACGATGTTATACAGAGAGCACTGCAGGTTTGGGCCAAAGTCACTCCTCTGAAGTTCACTCGCATCAACAGCGGCGAGGCTGACATCATGATCTCCTTCGGCGCAGGAT CCCATGGAGACTTCTACCCATTTGATGGACCAGATGGCACCTTGGCTCATGCTTTTGCTCCCTCTGCTGGCATTGGTGGAGATGCACACTTTGATGATGACGAACTTTTCACCTTCCGTTCCACTAATG GGTATATTCTGTTCCTGGTGGCTGCTCATGAATTCGGACACTCTCTGGGCCTCTCTCACTCCAACGACCCTGGAGCTCTGATGTACCCCATGTACAGCTACAGGGACCCAGATAAATTTGTTCTGCCCCAAGATGATGTCAAGGGAATTCAGTCTCTTTATG GTTCGAACACCGATGTGAGCCCTGACGAGCCTGGGCCCACTGCTCCAGTCACCCCTAATGGCTGTGACCCCAGCCTGGTCCTGGATGCGGTTTCAACTCTAAGAGGAGAGAAGATGTTCTTCAAAGACAg cTTCTTCTGGCGCAGCACAGGGAGCGATAAAGCCGACCAATATCTGATCAAGAGCTTCTGGCCCGATGCTCCGAATAATATCGACGCTGCTTATGAGAGCACAGCACAAGACAAAGTCTTCCTCTTCAAAG ATCAGAAAGTCTGGGCCCTCTTTGGCTATGACCTTGTGAAGGGGTATCCCAAGGCACTCAGCAGCGTGGGGCTGCCCAGTAAAGTGAAGAAAATCAGCGCTGCCCTCTATGATGAGAGCACTGGGAAGACACTTTTCTTCACTGACAACAATTACTACAG ttatgatgaaaagaagaagatgatggaCAAGGGTTACCCTAAACTGGTAGAACAGGGCTTCCCAGGGGTCAGTGGGAAAATTACTGCAGCGATCCAAGAGAGAG GTCTATACTACCTCTTCAGTGGAACTCGTGTATTTGAGTACAGCCCGAGTAGCAAGAAAGTAACACGTATTCTCAGTAACAGctactttctgcagtgctag